Proteins from a genomic interval of Rosa chinensis cultivar Old Blush chromosome 2, RchiOBHm-V2, whole genome shotgun sequence:
- the LOC112189286 gene encoding probable nucleoside diphosphate kinase 5 — protein sequence MTLPRVSFFFIVVVVVSFSLICRCDGITEKEKTLAIIKPDGMSGNYSEKIKNAILDSGFTILKEMTIQLDEDAAMGFYAEHSSRSFFSSLVKYMTSGPVLILVLEKENAVADWRALIGPTDASAAKITHPHSIRAMCGVTIEKNCVHGSDSLQSARQEIAFFFEEKSSGRVVTEHDEL from the exons ATGACGCTCCCCAGagtttccttcttcttcatcgtcgtcgtcgtcgtctctttttctctcatttGCAG gtgtGATGGAAttacagagaaggagaagaCGTTAGCTATAATAAAGCCAGATGGGATGAGTGGTAACTACAGTGAAAAGATAAAGAATGCTATTTTGGATTCTGGGTTTACAATTCTCAAGGAAATGACCATTCAGCTTGATGAGGATGCTGCAATGGGATTCTACGCCGAGCATTCTTCGAGGAGCTTCTTTTCTAGCCTAGTCAAGTACATGACAAG TGGACCAgtattgattttggttttggagaaggaaaatgctGTTGCTGATTGGCGTGCTTTAATTGGCCCAACTGATGCGAGTGCAGCAAAGATTACTCATCCTCACAG CATCAGAGCAATGTGTGGGGTGACTATAGAAAAGAACTGTGTTCACGGGTCAGATTCTTTGCAATCAGCTCGACAAGAGATTGCATTCTTCTTTGAGGAGAAGTCTTCAG GTAGAGTAGTTACTGAGCATGACGAATTGTAG
- the LOC112187066 gene encoding protein DEEPER ROOTING 1 gives MRLFGWVQGKLNGKQGNKKPNTASTSTHLVKPEPREEFNDWPHGLLAIGTFGNNNLKENTDHRSQNIQEEPSSSDEILENFTPEEVGKLHKELTKLLTRKPDIEKEIAALPLDRFLNCPSSLEVDRRTSNVLCSDSDDPKDEDIEKTISVILGRCKDICADSNKKAIGKKSLSFLLKKMFVCRSGFAPAPSLRDTFQESRMEKFLRLMLNKKIINPQSSSRASSMKKYLEDTRQSPTKKGNNNEENTKEKINDGCKWVKTDSEYIVLEI, from the exons ATGAGG CTTTTCGGTTGGGTGCAAGGTAAGCTTAATGGGAAGCAGGGGAACAAGAAACCAAATACAGCTTCGACTAGTACCC ATCTTGTAAAACCAGAGCCTCGTGAAGAATTCAATGACTGGCCTCATGGTTTACTAGCAATCGGAACTTTTGGAAACAACAATTTGAAAGAGAATACTGATCATCGAAGCCAAAATATTCAGGAAGAACCATCTTCATCAGATGAAATACTAGAAAATTTCACTCCTGAAGAAGTTGGTAAGTTACATAAAGAGTTAACGAAACTCTTGACACGAAAACCAGACATTGAAAAGGAAATTGCAGCTCTTCCGTTGGACAGATTTCTAAATTGTCCATCAAGCTTGGAGGTTGATAGGAGAACAAGCAACGTGCTTTGCTCTGATTCAGATGATCCCAAAGATGAAGATATTGAGAAAACCATTAGTGTTATACTTGGTAGATGCAAAGACATTTGTGCAGATAGTAACAAGAAGGCGATTGGGAAGAAATCACTTTCTTTCCTTCTCAAGAAGATGTTTGTTTGTAGAAGTGGATTTGCACCAGCACCAAGTTTGAGAGATACATTTCAAGAGTCAAGAATGGAGAAG TTTTTGAGGCTAATGCTTAACAAGAAGATCATCAATCCGCAAAGTTCTTCTCGAGCATCATCAATGAAGAAATACCTTGAGGATACTAGACAAAGTCCAACCAAGAAGGGAAATAATAATGAAGAAAATACAAAAGAGAAAATCAATGATGGATGTAAATGGGTCAAGACTGATTCTGAAT ATATAGTCCTAGAAATATGA
- the LOC112187067 gene encoding sm-like protein LSM1B — MSWAGPEDVYLSTSLASYLDKKLLVLLRDGRKLLGVLRSFDQFANAVLEGACERVIVGELYCDLPLGLYVIRGENVVLIGELDSEREELPPHMTRVSPAEIKRAQKAEREASDLKGTMRKRMEFLDMD; from the exons ATGTCTTGGGCCGGCCCAGAAGATGTTTACCTCTCTACTTCTCTTGCCAGCTATCTTGATA AGAAACTTCTTGTGCTGCTCCGAGATGGTCGGAAGCTTTTAGGAGTACTTCGTTCCTTTGATCAATTTG CCAATGCTGTTCTTGAGGGTGCGTGTGAGAGGGTCATTGTTGGCGAACTTTATTGTGACCTCCCTTTGGGTCTTTACGTAATTCGTGGGGAGAATGTTGTTTTAATTGGCGAGCTG GACTCGGAGAGGGAGGAACTTCCACCGCATATGACTCGTGTTTCACCTGCAGAAATTAAAAGG GCACAGAAAGCAGAAAGAGAAGCTTCTGATCTTAAAGGCACCATGAGAAAAAGAATGGAGTTTCTTGACATGGACTAA
- the LOC112187065 gene encoding transmembrane protein 87A has protein sequence MWYSALLLLVHCLLSVEASVHHYAGDRFVAKGNAFVVHGGSEGIYSSAPADDSAKDNSYIRFEKVTFRRSKESANFSSGPVHAIVFEVEDRENIGGSAYGGQRAVCCTGDLAKLGVCKQGDIIHRPSTKNPGWPQVFGVSFEVDEEVVALPSKFIPIHKTGMYNLYFIHCDLKLKDLVVEGNTIWKNPTGYLPGRMAPFMLFYGFMSLAFFILGIFWFSQYARFWREVLPLQNCITLVITLGMLEMALWYFEYAEFNETGVRPTGITVWAVSFGAVKRTVARLILLMVSMGYGVVRPSLGGLTSKVVFLGLTFFLATEVLEMVENVGAVSDLSGKARLFLVLPVAILDAFFILWIFTSLSATLNKLQARRMMVKVDIYRKFTNALAVTVVVSVGWICYELYHKSNDVYNEQWQNAWIIPAFWQVLSFSLLCVICALWAPSQNSTRYAYSGDASEEFDRDETTLTLIKPSLLPSKDVHRATEARAVQSSNGVTNGDEEEDKIE, from the exons ATGTGGTActctgctcttcttcttcttgtgcaCTGCCTTCTGAGTGTGGAagcctccgtccaccactacGCCGGAGACAGATTCGTCGCCAAAGGCAACGCCTTTGTCGTCCACGGCGGCAGCGAGGGAATTTACTCTTCTGCCCCTGCCGACGACTCCGCCAAGGACAACTCTTACATACG CTTTGAGAAGGTTACGTTTCGGAGAAGCAAAGAATCGGCTAATTTCAGCTCTGGGCCTGTCCATGCCATTGTTTTTGAGGTGGAAGATAGAGAGAACATTGGGGGTTCAGCATATGGAGGTCAAAGAGCAGTATGTTGCACTGGGGATCTTGCGAAGCTCGGTGTGTGTAAGCAAGGCGATATCATTCACCGCCCGTCCACCAAGAACCCAGGTTGGCCTCAAGTTTTTGGTGTTTCGTTTGAAGTAGATGAGGAAGTTGTCGCATTGCCATCCAAGTTCATACCGATTCATAAGACTGGGATGTATAATTTGTATTTCATACATTGTGATTTGAAGTTGAAGGATTTGGTGGTTGAGGGGAATACTATATGGAAAAACCCTACCGGGTATTTACCTGGTAGAATGGCACCGTTTATGCTTTTTTACGGGTTTATGTCTCTTGCTTTTTTCATACTTGGGATCTTTTGGTTCTCACAGTATGCAAGGTTTTGGAGAGAAGTTCTTCCGTTGCAGAATTGCATCACACTAGTCATAACACTAGGTATGCTTGAGATGGCTTTATGGTATTTTGAGTATGCTGAATTCAATGAGACTGGGGTCAGGCCAACTGGGATCACTGTATGGGCAGTTTCATTTGGTGCAGTTAAACGAACAGTAGCGCGTTTAATACTTCTCATGGTCTCCATGGGCTATGGGGTTGTAAGGCCATCCCTAGGTGGGCTTACATCAAAAGTGGTGTTTCTAGGATTAACATTCTTCTTGGCAACTGAGGTTCTTGAGATGGTTGAAAATGTTGGTGCAGTTAGTGATCTTTCTGGAAAGGCAAGGTTGTTCTTGGTTCTTCCTGTGGCAATATTGGATGCTTTCTTCATTCTTTGGATTTTTACTTCTCTCTCTGCAACTTTAAATAAGCTTCAG GCTAGGCGAATGATGGTTAAAGTAGATATATACAGGAAGTTCACCAACGCTTTGGCAGTAACTGTTGTTGTATCTGTGGGCTGGATATGCTATGAG CTATATCACAAATCAAATGATGTTTACAATGAGCAGTGGCAGAATGCATGGATCATCCCTGCCTTCTGGCAAGTTTTATCCTTCTCTCTCCTATGTGTCATCTGTGCTCTTTGGGCACCATCCCAGAACTCAACAAG ATATGCTTACTCTGGAGATGCAAGTGAAGAGTTTGACAGGGATGAAACTACTTTGACCCTCATAAAACCATCTCTACTGCCTTCTAAGGATGTCCATAGAGCAACAGAAGCTAGAGCGGTGCAAAGCAGCAATGGAGTAACAAATGGTGATGAGGAAGAGGACAAGATAGAGTAA